Proteins encoded by one window of Elaeis guineensis isolate ETL-2024a chromosome 12, EG11, whole genome shotgun sequence:
- the LOC105054653 gene encoding auxin response factor 11: protein MTSVQEQVKTSGLNNAASLLDEMKLLGEVQSKQAARKVINSELWHACAGPLVSLPQPGSLVYYFPQGHSEQVTASTRKAANSHIPNYPNLPSQLMCQVHNVTLHADKDSDEIYAQITLQPVNTESDVFPIPDLGHTKSKHPTEFFCKNLTASDTSTHGGFSVPRRAAEKLFPQLDYSMQPPNQELIVRDLHDNVWTFRHIYRGQPKRHLLTTGWSLFVGAKRLKAGDSVLFIRDEKSQLLLGVRRANRQQTALPSSVLSADSMHIGVLAAAAHAAASRSPFTVYYNPRACPSEFIIPIGKYHKAAYTQVSIGMRFGMMFETEESSKRRYMGTIVGINDCDPLRWPNSKWRNLQVEWDEHGYGERPDRVSLWEIETPESLFVFPTPKRQCLPGFVVPGMELGLANMSTLLKDPENVNGDLRPLVSAFGTEQLIKLLHKPQNPGLGNQLGCHQSIYASILQNIKTDDISRTFSSALPFCMVRNPVHQEELVNKPPMQQKSQFAPVQQQTLPSENKSLQSQESQHCRLHNGVNLDSVSWTRVKPQELCKKEPHLEQNCLDQCASDEDRISISRSESALLNETVHQKRDTASVASRNQVVTQSDNIIKAPLQQLPMEHLNALSRNENGENSTCSLNHENLGSQVHINQELQIKGHGDPPTIQQQLEPISIQRPRLETTHSPDKSDMNNLQLHQGYPSPFLNNEDWMLQSSCYQPFNDIKTPEFLDTAGRPDSLFLSASENVISASTDISSIVNPPTFDPIETFQFSGTSDSGTPCLATFIPEFLSTPELNALHDEQLAQGILSSEVHNLQVFEEATVLQSISNSCGRRDLSEESYNQSETFSNVQFEASTGNMNISPYYPSKAIDGSNIMGSSKFHVLSQSLVGSLTSNQDLQSQITSTSLADSQLYSLQDIPDSSGGASSGSIDANEYSLNRGSRKQISPQPLRTYTKVQKLGSVGRSIDVTRFRNYHELKSAIACMFGLDGQLDDPRGSEWKLVYVDYENDILLVGDDPWEEFVNCVRCIRILSPSEVQQMSQEGVQLMNSCL from the exons ATGACTTCCGTCCAAGAGCAGGTCAAAACCTCCGGTCTGAATAATGCAGCATCTCTGCTTGATGAAATGAAGCTCCTGGGAGAAGTCCAGAGCAAGCAAG CTGCAAGGAAGGTGATAAATTCCGAGCTTTGGCATGCCTGTGCCGGACCACTTGTATCCTTGCCTCAACCTGGCAGTCTTGTATACTATTTCCCTCAGGGACACAGCGAACAG gTAACAGCTTCAACTAGAAAAGCAGCAAACTCACACATTCCGAATTACCCAAATCTCCCATCTCAGTTGATGTGCCAAGTTCACAATGTTACATTACAT GCTGACAAGGAcagtgatgaaatttatgcacaaATTACCCTTCAGCCAGTGAACACT GAAAGTGATGTCTTTCCTATTCCAGACCTCGGACATACAAAAAGTAAACACCCAACCGAGTTCTTTTGCAAGAATTTAACTGCAAGTGATACAAGTACACATGGTGGCTTCTCGGTGCCTCGAAGAGCTGCAGAAAAGCTGTTTCCTCAATTG GATTACTCAATGCAACCTCCAAATCAGGAGCTCATCGTTCGAGACTTGCATGATAATGTGTGGACATTTCGACACATTTATCGTG GTCAGCCGAAACGACACCTTTTGACAACTGGATGGAGTTTGTTCGTGGGTGCAAAGCGGCTAAAGGCTGGTGATTCTGTGTTATTTATCAG GGATGAGAAATCACAACTACTCTTGGGTGTAAGACGTGCCAATCGTCAGCAAACAGCATTGCCATCATCTGTGCTGTCAGCTGATAGTATGCATATTGGTGTGCTTGCTGCTGCAGCTCATGCTGCTGCAAGTCGCAGTCCATTTACTGTTTACTATAATCCAAG GGCATGTCCTTCAGAGTTTATAATTCCTATAGGCAAGTACCACAAAGCTGCGTACACCCAAGTATCAATTGGGATGAGATTTGGAATGATGTTCGAAACAGAGGAGTCAAGCAAGCGCAG ATATATGGGCACGATTGTAGGGATTAATGATTGTGATCCATTAAGATGGCCAAATTCAAAGTGGCGTAATCTACAG GTAGAATGGGATGAACATGGTTACGGGGAAAGACCAGATAGGGTTAGTCTTTGGGAAATTGAAACTCCTGAAAGTCTTTTTGTTTTTCCTACCCCAAAACGACAATGTCTTCCTGGATTTGTTG TGCCTGGCATGGAACTTGGATTGGCAAACATGTCAACATTGTTGAAGGATCCAGAAAATGTAAATGGTGACTTACGTCCCTTGGTCTCTGCTTTTGGAACAGAGCAGCTTATTAAGTTGTTACATAAACCTCAAAATCCTGGCCTTGGGAATCAGCTTGGATGCCATCAGTCAATATATGCTAGCATATTACAAAACATCAAAACTGATGACATTTCTAGGACCTTCTCTTCTGCTTTGCCATTTTGTATGGTAAGAAATCCCGTACATCAAGAGGAGTTGGTTAATAAACCACCAATGCAACAGAAGAGCCAGTTTGCTCCAGTACAACAGCAGACCCTCCCTTcagaaaataaatcattacaaagtCAAGAATCTCAGCATTGCAGATTGCACAATGGTGTCAATTTAGATTCTGTGTCATGGACACGTGTGAAGCCACAAGAACTGTGTAAAAAAGAACCTCACTTGGAGCAAAATTGTCTAGATCAATGTGCAAGTGATGAGGACAGAATCAGCATCTCAAGGAGTGAAAGTGCATTATTAAATGAGACTGTTCATCAAAAAAGAGATACAGCTTCTGTCGCATCAAGAAATCAAGTGGTTACACAATCTGATAACATAATAAAAGCACCTTTGCAGCAGCTACCAATGGAGCATCTGAATGCGCTTTCCAGAAATGAAAATGGTGAAAATTCCACATGCTCACTTAATCATGAGAACCTTGGAAGCCAAGTACATATAAACCAAGAGCTACAAATTAAGGGACATGGTGATCCCCCAACTATCCAGCAGCAGCTTGAACCAATTAGTATACAGCGACCAAGATTAGAGACAACACATTCACCAGATAAGAGTGACATGAACAACTTGCAGCTACATCAAGGATACCCATCTCCATTCTTGAATAATGAGGACTGGATGCTGCAGTCTTCATGCTATCAACCTTTTAATGACATTAAAACACCAGAATTTCTGGACACTGCTGGAAGGCCTGATTCCCTATTTTTATCTGCATCTGAGAATGTTATCAGTGCCTCAACTGACATATCATCTATAGTGAATCCACCAACCTTTGATCCTATAGAGACATTTCAGTTCTCTGGCACGTCAGATTCTGGGACTCCATGCCTCGCTACTTTCATTCCAGAATTCTTGAGCACCCCTGAGCTAAATGCCTTACATGATGAACAGCTTGCCCAAGGTATCCTGTCATCTGAGGTGCATAATTTGCAAGTTTTTGAAGAGGCTACTGTCTTGCAGAGCATATCTAACTCATGTGGAAGAAGAGACTTATCCGAGGAGAGTTACAACCAAAGTGAGACTTTTAGCAATGTCCAGTTTGAAGCTAGTACTGGAAACATGAATATCAGTCCTTACTATCCAAGTAAAGCTATTGATGGCTCCAACATCATGGGGAGTTCCAAGTTTCATGTTCTTTCACAGAGTCTGGTTGGCAGCCTTACTTCTAATCAGGATCTGCAGTCTCAGATTACCTCAACAAGCTTGGCAGATTCTCAATTATACTCCCTACAAGATATTCCTGACAGCTCTGGAGGTGCATCATCTGGGAGTATAGATGCGAATGAGTACAGCTTAAATAGAGGTTCAAGAAAACAAATTTCTCCACAACCTTTGCGAACATACACCAAG GTTCAAAAGCTAGGATCTGTTGGAAGATCAATTGATGTGACACGCTTTAGAAATTACCATGAATTAAAATCAGCAATTGCATGCATGTTTGGACTTGATGGGCAACTTGATGATCCTAGAGGTTCAGAATGGAAGCTTGTTTATGTTGATTATGAAAATGATATTCTTCTTGTAGGGGATGATCCATGGGA GGAATTTGTCAACTGTGTTAGATGCATTAGGATTTTATCACCTTCTGAAGTACAACAGATGAGCCAAGAGGGCGTGCAGCTAATGAATAGCTGCCTCTGa